The following coding sequences lie in one Acidobacteriota bacterium genomic window:
- the dgoD gene encoding galactonate dehydratase, whose product MKPEKPDTDLERRTLLKSAVAVTVGLAAAENNANAAPAHSEEVIAPRTAQAQPRRTTVRESVKITKLETFLVKPRWLFLKVHTDAGVVGLGEPITEGRALTCAEAVKEIAPYLVGKDPRDITHHWQAIYRHAFYRGGPILTSALSGIDQALWDIKGKLLGVPVYELLGGPTRQRIRVYAHAGTPELIKERRAQGFTAFKTGPAKLNGRNARLIENKAWIDNAAAKFEELRKIVGKEGDLGIDFHGAVPPATAKILMKELEQFHPFFYEEVINCQDVNLMAELAKTTHIPIATGERIFTKWGFREILEKGAATILQPDLCHAGGITEVKIIAGMAESYYASIAPHNPLGPISLAAGLQIAASIPNFLCQEQVSLGEGYIKKPFTVRDGYLDLPTGPGLGIELDEEAMKDKLGHDWRNQETYDPDDGSVVDW is encoded by the coding sequence ATGAAACCCGAAAAGCCCGATACCGATCTGGAACGCCGCACGCTGCTCAAATCCGCCGTGGCGGTGACGGTTGGTTTAGCTGCCGCAGAAAACAATGCCAACGCCGCGCCCGCGCACAGCGAAGAAGTCATCGCGCCGCGCACCGCGCAAGCACAGCCGCGTCGAACGACCGTCCGCGAAAGCGTCAAGATCACCAAGCTCGAAACTTTTCTGGTCAAACCGCGCTGGCTCTTTCTGAAAGTCCACACCGACGCGGGCGTGGTCGGCCTGGGCGAGCCGATTACCGAAGGCCGCGCGCTGACCTGCGCCGAAGCGGTCAAAGAGATCGCGCCGTATCTGGTCGGCAAAGACCCGCGTGACATCACGCACCACTGGCAAGCGATTTACCGCCACGCCTTTTATCGCGGCGGCCCGATTCTTACCAGCGCGCTGAGCGGTATTGACCAAGCGCTCTGGGACATCAAAGGCAAACTGCTGGGCGTGCCGGTGTATGAATTGCTCGGCGGCCCGACGCGCCAGCGCATTCGTGTGTACGCGCACGCGGGCACGCCGGAGTTGATCAAAGAGCGGCGCGCGCAAGGTTTCACCGCCTTCAAAACCGGCCCCGCCAAGCTGAATGGCCGCAACGCGCGCCTCATCGAAAACAAAGCCTGGATTGATAACGCCGCCGCCAAGTTTGAAGAACTGCGCAAGATCGTCGGCAAGGAAGGCGACTTGGGTATTGACTTCCACGGCGCGGTGCCGCCCGCCACGGCCAAAATCCTAATGAAAGAATTGGAGCAGTTCCACCCCTTCTTTTACGAAGAGGTCATCAATTGCCAGGACGTGAATTTGATGGCCGAGTTGGCAAAGACCACACACATCCCGATTGCGACGGGCGAGCGCATCTTCACCAAATGGGGCTTCCGCGAGATTCTGGAAAAGGGCGCGGCGACGATCTTGCAACCCGACCTGTGCCATGCGGGCGGCATTACCGAAGTCAAAATCATCGCGGGTATGGCCGAGTCTTATTACGCTTCGATTGCGCCGCACAATCCGCTCGGCCCGATTTCGCTGGCCGCCGGCTTGCAGATCGCGGCTTCGATTCCCAACTTCCTGTGTCAGGAGCAGGTGAGTTTGGGCGAAGGCTACATCAAGAAACCGTTCACTGTGCGCGATGGCTATCTTGATCTGCCGACCGGGCCGGGCTTGGGCATCGAATTGGATGAAGAAGCCATGAAAGACAAGCTCGGGCACGATTGGCGCAATCAGGAAACGTATGACCCGGATGATGGGTCAGTAGTGGATTGGTAG